The Cherax quadricarinatus isolate ZL_2023a chromosome 81, ASM3850222v1, whole genome shotgun sequence genome includes a region encoding these proteins:
- the LOC128699904 gene encoding uncharacterized protein, with product MERLLKPERLDCDPSLSTAAQEWKHWFKTFENFLGALPETDLDKLSLLINFVSPKIYEAISECNTYEDAIKTLKSQYIKPTNEIFARYRLATRRQQIDESLEEYLQALKILGKDCHFQAVTAAQYCEESIRDAFISGLQSPIIRQRLLENKTLDLAAAFDQARALDSA from the coding sequence atggagcgtttactgaaacctgagaggctagactgtgaccccagcttatcaacagctgctcaggaatggaaacactggtttaagactttcgaaaacttcttgggagcccttcctgaaactgatctagataaactaagtctgctcatcaattttgtgtcacctaagatatatgaggctatttctgagtgtaatacctacgaagatgctatcaaaaccctcaagtctcagtatattaaacctacaaatgaaatctttgcacgctatcgccttgcaactcgccgccagcagattgatgagtccttagaggaataccttcaagcactgaaaattttaggtaaggactgtcacttccaagcagtgacagctgctcagtattgtgaagagtccatcagggatgcttttatcagtggcctgcaatcaccaataataaggcagcgtttattggagaataaaactctcgacttagccgctgcctttgaccaggcaagagctctagattcagcctag